In a genomic window of Bacteroidota bacterium:
- a CDS encoding toll/interleukin-1 receptor domain-containing protein, translated as MNRYIFFAVPYDSQSAPLRDAVNIASVQAGFELMRADFQFAPSQEVTSSIREAIERSSLVIGDATGRNANVMLELGFAQAMGKPILLITEDPGEIPFDLASVRAITYQPGAPIASLVARLADAIIATASASSSTSSQGNGSPDGGGASRDQVFFSYSHADAEYLDRMMVHLRPVERSGAVNLWSDTKIRAGDRWKEEIRKALDKARVAVLLISADFLASDFIATDELPPLLAAAELEGARIIPVVVKPSRFLRDDSLARFQALNNPRLHIIRMGEADREELYAKLAEVVEAELGL; from the coding sequence GTGAATAGATACATATTCTTTGCAGTGCCGTACGACTCGCAATCTGCGCCACTGCGAGACGCCGTCAACATTGCAAGCGTCCAGGCAGGATTCGAGCTCATGCGAGCTGACTTCCAGTTTGCTCCTAGCCAAGAGGTGACTAGCAGCATTCGCGAGGCTATCGAACGCTCCTCCTTGGTCATCGGAGACGCGACTGGCCGCAACGCGAACGTGATGCTTGAGCTGGGTTTTGCCCAAGCCATGGGCAAGCCGATCCTTCTGATCACCGAGGATCCTGGAGAGATACCGTTCGACTTGGCCTCGGTCCGGGCAATCACTTATCAGCCGGGAGCTCCGATTGCAAGCCTCGTCGCCCGGCTTGCAGACGCCATAATCGCGACCGCATCAGCGTCTTCTTCCACGTCATCCCAAGGGAACGGATCTCCTGATGGAGGGGGAGCCAGTCGCGACCAAGTATTCTTCAGTTACAGCCACGCCGATGCGGAATACCTTGACCGGATGATGGTTCACCTCCGACCAGTGGAGCGCTCTGGAGCAGTGAACCTGTGGTCGGACACCAAGATCAGAGCCGGGGACAGGTGGAAGGAAGAGATTAGAAAGGCTTTGGATAAAGCAAGAGTCGCTGTCTTGCTCATCAGCGCGGACTTTCTAGCGTCAGACTTCATAGCGACTGACGAGTTGCCTCCTCTGCTTGCGGCGGCAGAACTTGAGGGCGCTCGAATTATACCAGTTGTCGTTAAGCCCTCTCGCTTCCTGAGAGACGACAGCTTGGCCCGGTTTCAAGCTCTAAACAACCCTCGTTTACATATAATCCGCATGGGTGAAGCGGACCGGGAAGAGCTCTATGCCAAGTTAGCAGAGGTAGTTGAAGCAGAACTCGGACTCTGA
- a CDS encoding flagellar hook protein FlgE, whose protein sequence is MIRSLRTGITGLRSNQLRLDVIGNNIAGVNTAGFKRSRVLFQDALSQRIGTGGSLYGDATRNPSNVGYGVTVGAIDKVWSQGAFEYTDLPTDLAIAGDGFFIAESQRGPVLTRLGAFSFDSEGHLVTSGGLRAQGWEATVDGEIVPGALTDIRLDPTASTPPVVTSSMTIEGNFAADREVGDAPIALSSVVYDGTGTPHTLVLTGEKTATGEWTLTGAELAGEPPTPLAVPTDGTEVITFGSDGLQTSAGLVAVTGAFPDGSPLAIDFDFSALTQYAGSTTAAVTNQDGSAGGELVDYGFDQEGRLILAFSNGERRVAAQVALGSVANPDGLEQVGDGFYSASVASGELQVGRAGNEIPAGVVAGALEASNVDLAEEFTDMIVAQRGYQANARVVTTSDELLQETVQLKR, encoded by the coding sequence ATGATTCGTTCTCTCCGCACCGGCATCACCGGTCTCCGCAGCAACCAGCTCCGCCTCGACGTCATCGGCAACAACATCGCCGGCGTCAACACGGCCGGCTTCAAGCGCAGCCGCGTCCTCTTCCAGGACGCGCTCTCGCAGCGCATCGGCACCGGCGGCAGCCTCTACGGCGACGCCACGCGCAACCCCTCGAACGTCGGCTACGGCGTGACCGTGGGCGCCATCGACAAGGTCTGGTCACAGGGCGCGTTCGAGTACACCGACCTCCCGACCGACCTGGCCATCGCCGGCGACGGCTTCTTCATCGCCGAGAGCCAGCGCGGGCCGGTCCTGACCCGCCTCGGGGCCTTCTCGTTCGACTCGGAGGGGCACCTCGTGACCAGCGGCGGCCTTCGCGCCCAGGGCTGGGAGGCGACGGTAGACGGCGAGATCGTGCCTGGCGCCCTCACCGACATCCGCCTCGACCCGACCGCCTCGACGCCCCCGGTCGTCACCTCGTCGATGACCATCGAGGGCAACTTCGCCGCCGACCGCGAGGTGGGCGACGCGCCGATCGCGCTCTCGTCGGTCGTCTACGACGGCACCGGCACCCCGCACACGCTCGTGCTGACGGGCGAGAAGACGGCCACCGGCGAGTGGACGCTCACCGGCGCCGAGCTGGCGGGCGAGCCGCCGACGCCGCTCGCCGTCCCGACCGACGGCACCGAGGTGATCACGTTCGGGAGTGACGGCCTCCAGACGAGTGCCGGCCTCGTCGCTGTGACCGGCGCCTTCCCCGACGGCAGCCCGTTGGCGATCGACTTCGACTTCAGCGCGCTCACCCAGTACGCCGGCTCGACGACGGCCGCCGTGACCAACCAGGACGGCTCGGCTGGCGGCGAGCTGGTCGACTACGGGTTCGACCAGGAGGGCCGTCTGATCCTGGCCTTCTCGAACGGCGAGCGCCGCGTGGCCGCGCAGGTGGCCCTCGGGTCGGTCGCCAACCCCGACGGCCTCGAGCAGGTCGGCGACGGCTTCTACTCGGCTTCGGTGGCCTCAGGCGAGCTGCAGGTGGGTCGCGCCGGCAACGAGATCCCGGCCGGGGTCGTCGCCGGTGCTCTCGAGGCGAGTAACGTCGACCTCGCCGAGGAGTTCACCGATATGATCGTGGCGCAGCGCGGCTACCAGGCCAACGCGCGCGTGGTGACGACATCGGACGAGCTGCTGCAGGAGACGGTCCAGCTCAAGCGATAA